From a single Lentisphaera profundi genomic region:
- a CDS encoding FtsK/SpoIIIE family DNA translocase, with protein MESPNTLFHKTKERGLHTLIFTLLLMVFISVISYTPSDISAITGGKLEHQYSNLFGALGARISYFMFLSFGLGAYPITILIFSSAVRRLLNLNIHKTNWIYFLSIIFFASGISTCLGCYPDFMPSLCKSLNISQIPGGALGSLLANPEHGWLYHICNRLGCVILSLALISYSLYVFMSFDWPKQHTEKVDADDEPSFTPNNSNTIQDEEKEKNTFAQLKNTLASWFQTKHDESDALQEVSSEAAPEYLPAVSEEISTLEKAPEPSPRKSSKKNKEALGEQELPLADTLPLEENLDHIIEDEKPHEIFSGQLTEPQQSTQTTRYKLPSLDLLTNGDSEIKISPEEVQRKKDIIQETLEHFKIKAHMGEAFPGPRITLYEIIPDKGVRIEKISSISNNLSMELQAQMGIRIITPIPGRRSVGVEVPNDEASSVWLRAMVETKDFKNSDAMIPIVLGKDISGNTSVMDLARAPHLLIAGATGAGKSVFMNCLIMSLLYRFTPDELELILVDPKKVEFAPYANIPHLVCPIITEAEQVPSALRWASFEMDVRYDLLAAVGVRNLSDFNNRKKKPTEPTEDKNGNSIPEKLPLTVIIVDEVADLMSNKNTRAEIENSISRIAAKARAVGIHLVLATQSPRTNVITGVIKANFPTRIAFQVSSYTDSMTILDGKGAEQLLGRGDMLFNPPASSNLLRIQSAWTPDEDIEKVVEFISKQQSQRFKDIVKTGSAEIANGTDGEDYASDDEQQDSIISQAMDIIRRDKKTSISYLQRKMRIGYNKAANIIEELEDIGFLSAADHTGKREILDDIYKNPEEPS; from the coding sequence ATGGAAAGTCCAAATACCCTCTTCCACAAAACCAAAGAGCGAGGTTTACACACCTTAATTTTCACCCTCCTCCTCATGGTCTTTATTTCAGTCATTTCATATACCCCTTCTGACATCAGTGCTATTACTGGCGGCAAGCTGGAACATCAATACTCTAATCTGTTTGGCGCCTTAGGTGCCCGAATTTCTTATTTCATGTTTTTAAGCTTTGGACTTGGCGCATATCCTATCACCATACTCATTTTCTCATCCGCAGTTCGACGACTCCTCAACCTCAATATCCACAAAACTAACTGGATTTACTTTCTTTCGATCATATTTTTCGCCAGCGGCATTTCTACATGCCTCGGCTGCTACCCCGACTTCATGCCTAGCTTATGTAAAAGCCTCAATATCTCACAAATCCCGGGTGGTGCACTAGGTAGCCTACTGGCTAATCCAGAACACGGCTGGCTTTATCACATCTGTAATCGACTTGGTTGCGTCATCTTATCCCTAGCACTCATCTCATACAGCCTTTATGTTTTCATGAGCTTTGATTGGCCTAAACAACATACTGAAAAAGTCGACGCCGATGATGAGCCATCATTCACTCCCAACAACTCAAATACTATACAAGATGAAGAAAAAGAAAAAAATACTTTTGCACAACTCAAAAATACCTTGGCATCTTGGTTCCAAACTAAACACGATGAAAGCGATGCTCTGCAAGAAGTCTCTAGCGAAGCTGCACCTGAGTACCTTCCTGCTGTAAGTGAAGAGATCTCAACCCTCGAAAAAGCCCCAGAACCTAGCCCGCGAAAAAGCTCCAAGAAAAACAAAGAAGCCTTAGGTGAACAAGAGCTCCCCTTAGCAGATACGCTTCCTCTTGAAGAAAACTTAGATCATATCATTGAAGATGAAAAACCCCACGAAATCTTCTCGGGTCAACTCACTGAACCTCAACAATCCACTCAAACCACTCGCTACAAACTTCCCTCTCTTGATTTACTCACTAACGGCGACTCCGAAATAAAAATCAGTCCTGAAGAAGTGCAGAGGAAAAAAGACATCATTCAAGAAACTTTAGAGCATTTCAAAATCAAAGCTCACATGGGCGAAGCTTTCCCTGGCCCACGTATCACTCTTTATGAAATCATTCCCGACAAAGGTGTGCGCATCGAGAAAATATCTAGTATCTCTAATAATCTATCCATGGAACTCCAGGCTCAAATGGGCATCCGGATTATCACCCCCATCCCTGGACGACGCTCAGTTGGTGTAGAAGTCCCGAATGACGAGGCTTCGAGTGTTTGGTTACGAGCTATGGTTGAGACTAAAGATTTCAAAAATTCTGATGCTATGATCCCCATCGTCTTAGGTAAAGATATATCTGGCAACACCTCTGTAATGGATTTAGCTCGCGCACCTCACTTACTTATTGCCGGCGCCACTGGTGCAGGTAAATCTGTGTTTATGAACTGCTTAATTATGAGTTTGCTCTATCGCTTTACTCCAGATGAATTAGAACTTATCTTGGTCGATCCGAAAAAGGTAGAATTTGCGCCCTACGCAAATATCCCTCACCTCGTCTGCCCTATCATCACTGAAGCCGAACAAGTCCCCTCAGCTCTACGTTGGGCATCATTCGAGATGGATGTTCGCTACGACCTCTTAGCTGCTGTTGGTGTTCGTAACCTCAGTGATTTTAATAACAGAAAGAAAAAGCCAACCGAACCTACTGAAGACAAAAATGGTAACTCCATACCTGAAAAACTGCCTTTAACGGTCATCATTGTAGATGAAGTCGCCGACCTCATGAGTAACAAAAACACACGTGCTGAAATTGAAAACTCTATTAGCCGTATTGCCGCAAAAGCTCGTGCGGTGGGTATCCACTTAGTCTTGGCAACTCAAAGTCCTCGTACCAATGTCATTACTGGGGTTATCAAAGCAAATTTCCCTACTCGTATCGCTTTCCAAGTGAGCTCATACACTGACTCCATGACTATTCTCGACGGCAAAGGCGCCGAGCAACTTCTTGGCCGTGGCGATATGCTTTTCAACCCACCAGCATCCTCTAATCTCTTACGTATTCAGTCCGCATGGACTCCTGACGAAGATATAGAAAAAGTGGTCGAATTCATTTCAAAGCAACAATCACAACGCTTTAAAGATATTGTAAAAACAGGTTCTGCTGAAATCGCAAACGGCACCGACGGAGAAGATTATGCCAGTGATGACGAACAACAAGATAGCATCATTTCACAGGCCATGGACATCATCCGACGTGATAAAAAAACCTCCATCTCTTACCTACAGAGAAAAATGCGCATCGGATACAATAAAGCTGCCAATATCATTGAAGAATTAGAAGACATTGGATTCCTAAGTGCCGCTGACCATACTGGCAAACGAGAAATATTAGACGACATCTACAAAAACCCCGAGGAGCCCTCATGA
- the nrfA gene encoding ammonia-forming cytochrome c nitrite reductase translates to MSNEGSEKGFNPWIVFVLTAVLVVIAGLLFSNINERKVEAVRMNMVGADVMPYEPRSEKWAKNYPKQYEGWKATMKGDVKTKHNGSDQVDMLAENPAFVILWAGYGFSKDYNSPRGHMHAVEDIQDTLRTGAPMKEGDGPMPATCWACKSPDVPRVMNVTGAKEFYKGKWHDKGHEIANPIGCADCHDEKTMKLTITRPALVEAFERQGRDIEDATHQEMRSLVCAQCHVEYYFAKDGNYLTFPWDNGFSVEDMEKYYDEINFHDWIHPLSKAPMLKAQHPGYEVHMMGIHGQRGVSCADCHMPYTTEGGVKFSDHQIRSPLANVQNTCQVCHRESESEFYQNVYERQDKILENRQQLEGLLVKAHIEAAFAWKKGAKEVDMKPILQDIRHAQWRWDFVAASHGGSFHAPIEMGRVVSTGILKAADARLKLVRVLNALGHTDEVPMPDVSTKAKAQAYLGYDMKKMNAEKEVFKEKVLPVWKKKTEERESQYK, encoded by the coding sequence ATGAGTAATGAAGGAAGCGAAAAGGGGTTTAATCCCTGGATTGTTTTTGTGCTAACAGCAGTTCTTGTTGTTATTGCAGGCCTATTGTTCTCAAATATTAATGAACGCAAGGTAGAAGCTGTGCGCATGAATATGGTGGGGGCAGATGTGATGCCTTATGAACCTAGAAGTGAGAAATGGGCAAAAAACTATCCTAAGCAATATGAGGGTTGGAAAGCCACTATGAAGGGCGATGTTAAAACTAAACACAATGGTAGTGATCAAGTTGATATGCTTGCTGAAAACCCTGCGTTTGTGATTCTTTGGGCCGGCTATGGCTTCTCTAAAGATTATAACTCACCTCGTGGACATATGCATGCGGTAGAAGATATTCAGGATACCTTGAGAACAGGTGCGCCAATGAAAGAAGGTGACGGACCGATGCCAGCAACTTGTTGGGCCTGTAAAAGCCCAGATGTTCCTCGTGTGATGAATGTGACCGGAGCCAAAGAGTTTTATAAAGGTAAGTGGCATGATAAAGGTCACGAGATAGCTAATCCTATTGGCTGTGCTGACTGTCATGATGAAAAGACGATGAAGCTAACAATTACTCGTCCTGCTTTAGTTGAAGCCTTTGAACGTCAAGGTAGAGATATCGAGGATGCAACACATCAAGAAATGCGTTCACTTGTGTGTGCTCAGTGTCACGTTGAATACTATTTTGCGAAAGATGGTAACTATTTGACTTTTCCTTGGGATAATGGTTTTTCTGTAGAAGATATGGAAAAGTATTATGATGAAATTAATTTTCATGACTGGATACACCCTCTCTCAAAAGCGCCGATGTTGAAGGCTCAGCATCCTGGCTATGAAGTACACATGATGGGTATTCACGGTCAACGTGGAGTTTCCTGTGCTGATTGTCACATGCCTTATACGACTGAAGGTGGAGTTAAGTTTTCTGACCACCAAATTCGTAGTCCTTTGGCTAATGTACAAAATACTTGCCAAGTTTGTCACCGCGAGAGCGAGAGTGAATTCTACCAAAATGTATATGAACGTCAGGATAAAATTCTTGAGAATCGTCAGCAGTTAGAAGGTCTATTAGTGAAAGCGCATATTGAAGCCGCCTTTGCATGGAAAAAAGGAGCTAAAGAAGTTGATATGAAGCCGATTTTACAAGATATTCGTCATGCCCAATGGCGTTGGGATTTTGTAGCGGCGAGTCATGGCGGAAGTTTTCATGCACCTATTGAAATGGGTCGAGTTGTTTCCACAGGTATATTAAAAGCGGCAGATGCTCGTTTGAAATTAGTCCGTGTACTCAATGCATTAGGTCATACAGATGAAGTGCCAATGCCAGATGTATCCACCAAGGCTAAAGCCCAAGCATACTTAGGCTATGATATGAAAAAAATGAATGCAGAGAAAGAAGTATTCAAAGAAAAAGTTTTACCCGTCTGGAAGAAGAAAACTGAAGAACGTGAAAGTCAGTATAAATAA
- the nrfH gene encoding cytochrome c nitrite reductase small subunit: MSILRKLIPPKGWKLPAAIVAGVLVGLLIDLFYVSNAASYLSDDPATCMNCHVMGPQHASWRNSSHREVAVCNDCHVPHDSVLNKYLFKAKDGMRHATLFTLRGKKQHQTVQMLEAGQKVVQQNCLRCHATHLGETHVVSPEGTDRYCWDCHRQVPHGDVRSLSANHKANTSLMKTEIADWLKKK; the protein is encoded by the coding sequence GTGAGTATACTTAGGAAATTAATTCCGCCCAAAGGGTGGAAATTACCAGCAGCAATTGTAGCTGGCGTACTTGTGGGCTTGCTGATTGATTTGTTTTACGTATCTAATGCGGCTTCATATCTATCTGACGACCCTGCCACGTGTATGAATTGTCATGTAATGGGACCACAGCACGCGAGTTGGCGTAATAGTTCTCATAGAGAAGTGGCTGTGTGTAATGATTGTCACGTTCCTCATGATAGTGTATTAAATAAATATTTATTTAAAGCTAAGGATGGTATGCGCCATGCGACCTTATTTACCCTCCGGGGAAAGAAGCAGCACCAAACCGTTCAAATGTTAGAGGCGGGACAGAAAGTCGTACAGCAAAATTGCTTAAGATGTCATGCGACTCATTTAGGTGAGACTCATGTGGTATCACCTGAAGGAACAGATCGCTATTGCTGGGATTGCCATCGTCAAGTACCGCACGGTGATGTGCGTAGTTTATCGGCTAATCATAAAGCTAATACCTCTTTAATGAAAACAGAAATTGCCGATTGGCTTAAAAAGAAATAG
- the ahcY gene encoding adenosylhomocysteinase, protein MSNEDYKVADISLAEFGRKELDIAEHEMPGLMATREKYGKEQPLAGLKIMGSLHMTIQTAVLIETLTSLGADVRWCSCNIFSTQDHAAAAIAVTGVPVFAWKGETLEEYWDCTFKALTWNDGSGPDQIVDDGGDATMLIHLGVRAESGDTDFLEGPASSEEEQVVFDLIKRVLVSHPGHWTKIAPKIVGVSEETTTGVHRLIQMEEKGELLFQAINVNDSVTKSKFDNVYGCRHSLCDGIKRAMDVLISGKVAMVCGFGDVGKGSAESLVNERARVLVSEVDPICALQACMTGYQVTTVEDALPVADIYVTTTGNKDIITAKHMSQMKDQAIVCNIGHFDNEIQIAELEAMPGVTKTSIKTDDIPGGPVDRYTFPNGNSIYLLAAGRLINLGCATGHPSFVMSNSFTNQTIAQIDIAKNADRKVGVFRLSKELDEEVARLHLGKLGAKLTTLSQEQADYISVPVDGPYKPEHYRY, encoded by the coding sequence ATGTCAAATGAAGATTATAAAGTAGCGGATATCTCGCTCGCAGAATTCGGTCGTAAAGAACTTGATATCGCTGAGCACGAGATGCCAGGTCTTATGGCTACACGTGAGAAGTATGGTAAAGAACAACCTCTAGCTGGTCTTAAGATCATGGGTTCACTCCACATGACAATTCAGACTGCAGTACTTATTGAAACACTTACTTCACTTGGTGCAGATGTTCGTTGGTGTTCATGTAACATTTTCTCAACTCAGGATCACGCAGCTGCGGCAATTGCAGTCACTGGCGTGCCTGTTTTTGCTTGGAAAGGCGAAACTTTAGAAGAATACTGGGACTGTACTTTCAAAGCATTGACTTGGAATGATGGTTCTGGTCCTGATCAGATCGTTGATGACGGTGGAGATGCAACAATGCTTATTCACCTTGGTGTAAGAGCGGAAAGTGGTGATACTGACTTCCTTGAAGGTCCTGCCAGTAGCGAAGAAGAGCAAGTTGTGTTCGACCTTATCAAGCGTGTACTTGTTTCACATCCTGGTCACTGGACAAAGATTGCTCCAAAAATCGTTGGTGTTTCAGAAGAAACAACTACGGGCGTTCACCGTCTTATTCAGATGGAAGAAAAAGGGGAGCTTCTTTTCCAAGCGATCAACGTAAATGATTCAGTAACGAAATCTAAATTCGATAACGTGTATGGCTGCCGTCACTCACTTTGTGATGGTATCAAACGCGCAATGGATGTTCTCATCTCAGGTAAAGTTGCCATGGTTTGTGGTTTCGGTGATGTTGGTAAAGGTTCTGCTGAATCACTCGTAAACGAACGCGCACGTGTTCTTGTTTCTGAAGTTGATCCAATCTGTGCTCTCCAGGCTTGTATGACTGGTTACCAAGTAACAACAGTAGAAGACGCGCTTCCAGTTGCAGATATCTACGTTACGACTACGGGTAACAAAGACATTATCACGGCTAAGCATATGAGCCAAATGAAAGATCAAGCGATCGTTTGTAATATAGGTCACTTTGATAACGAAATTCAGATTGCCGAACTCGAAGCAATGCCTGGCGTTACTAAAACATCTATCAAGACTGATGATATTCCAGGTGGTCCAGTAGATCGTTATACTTTCCCTAATGGCAATAGCATCTACCTCTTGGCAGCTGGCCGTTTAATCAACCTCGGTTGCGCTACGGGTCACCCAAGTTTCGTGATGTCTAACAGCTTCACAAATCAAACGATTGCTCAAATTGATATCGCTAAAAATGCTGACCGTAAAGTTGGTGTTTTCCGCCTTAGCAAAGAGCTGGACGAAGAAGTAGCACGACTTCACCTCGGCAAGCTCGGAGCTAAGCTCACGACACTCAGCCAGGAACAAGCTGACTACATCAGTGTTCCAGTTGATGGTCCTTACAAGCCTGAGCATTACCGCTACTAA
- the metK gene encoding methionine adenosyltransferase yields the protein MSKIHATHIFTSESVSEGHPDKISDQVSDAILDACLAGDSNSRVACETLVTTDLVVVAGEITTNSNVDYEAVARQAIREIGYTCNGIGFNADTCEVQVRLHEQSADIAQGVDEGAGLHTEQGAGDQGMMFGYASNETEALMPAPVYYSHKILERLADLRKNDSAYKFLLPDSKSQVSIRYELGKPVAVTAIVVSHQHTAEMDIAQLQKVVREVVAEVIPAELLKEEITYHINPTGKFIIGGPHGDAGLTGRKIIVDTYGGVGSHGGGAFSGKDPSKVDRSAAYYSRYVAKNIVASGLADKCEIQVAYAIGVPYPISVNVDTYGTGKLDDDTQLEAIVNEVFSMKPADLIAELGLKTPKGWKYQQSAAYGHFGREIFPWEQTNKVEALKAAAGIA from the coding sequence ATGAGTAAAATTCACGCCACACACATTTTCACTTCGGAGTCAGTTTCTGAAGGTCACCCCGATAAAATTTCTGATCAAGTATCAGACGCAATCCTTGACGCATGTCTTGCAGGCGATTCTAATAGCCGCGTTGCGTGCGAAACTTTAGTGACAACGGACCTCGTTGTTGTTGCTGGTGAGATCACTACTAATTCTAATGTGGACTACGAAGCGGTAGCGCGTCAGGCAATTCGCGAAATCGGTTATACTTGCAATGGTATCGGCTTTAACGCTGATACTTGTGAAGTTCAAGTTCGCCTCCACGAACAATCAGCGGATATCGCACAGGGCGTAGATGAAGGCGCGGGTCTACATACTGAGCAAGGAGCAGGCGATCAAGGCATGATGTTTGGTTATGCTTCAAACGAAACCGAAGCTCTAATGCCAGCCCCGGTTTATTACTCGCATAAAATTCTTGAGCGTTTAGCGGATCTTCGCAAGAATGATTCTGCGTACAAGTTCTTGCTTCCCGATTCAAAGAGTCAAGTTTCTATTCGTTACGAACTCGGCAAGCCAGTTGCGGTAACAGCAATCGTCGTATCTCATCAGCATACTGCTGAGATGGATATTGCTCAGCTCCAAAAAGTAGTTCGCGAAGTTGTGGCTGAAGTTATTCCTGCAGAACTCCTCAAAGAAGAAATTACTTATCACATCAACCCGACAGGAAAATTCATCATTGGTGGACCTCATGGTGATGCTGGTCTTACTGGCCGTAAAATCATCGTGGATACTTATGGTGGCGTTGGCTCACATGGTGGCGGTGCGTTCTCAGGTAAAGACCCTTCAAAAGTTGACCGTTCAGCTGCTTACTATAGCCGTTATGTAGCCAAGAATATTGTGGCTTCTGGTCTTGCAGATAAGTGTGAAATTCAAGTAGCTTACGCTATTGGCGTTCCTTACCCAATCTCAGTGAATGTTGATACTTATGGTACAGGTAAGCTCGATGATGATACTCAACTCGAAGCGATCGTTAATGAAGTTTTCTCAATGAAGCCAGCTGATCTTATCGCAGAACTCGGTCTCAAAACTCCTAAAGGCTGGAAGTACCAGCAGTCCGCTGCTTATGGTCACTTCGGTCGTGAAATTTTCCCTTGGGAGCAAACTAACAAAGTTGAAGCACTCAAAGCTGCAGCTGGTATCGCTTAA
- a CDS encoding ATP-binding protein: MNFFDISRFPARWNCGTWPEYLGWMHIISDVLTALAYFAIPTLIIIFIRKRKEWKCPALLYLFIIAMFCACGLTHLIEAIIFWYPIYPLGGVMKVITAIVSIIAVIVIFKFVPKALEIPAIVDANRILEVKVRERTDQLEAQSAELRRSNLKLQQQTEKANYANRSKSEFLANMSHEIRTPMNAILGFSELMERMDLDDKSQQFVKRIRSSGKSLLNLINEILDLAKVEAGKLKIHCTPAEPRVLLEEIRCLFEQKIIEYGVAFKLEIDEHVPKLLMYDEGRLRQVLVNILSNATKFTSEGYIHLDIKSSTPQDDPQENRVDLTITVEDSGIGIAQDQVDDIFEAFGQAHGQGVTEYGGTGLGLSISKSLMEMMGGRIKVESELGKGSIFQLELFGVEIVTIDDREIEAVRLEPDTVNFAPAKILIVDDMDFNRELLRSFLEPYHFEFYEAHDGFEAVEQAKIQRPDLIFMDMIMPKMNGYEATGIIRNDQELANIPIIALTASALKAEEIVLRELCSGYLCKPLDLSRLLNEMIKFLDHEILDLSQ; the protein is encoded by the coding sequence ATGAATTTTTTTGATATCAGTCGCTTCCCAGCGCGCTGGAATTGTGGTACTTGGCCTGAGTATCTTGGTTGGATGCACATTATTAGTGATGTGCTTACGGCCCTCGCTTATTTTGCCATTCCTACCCTGATTATTATCTTCATTCGCAAGCGTAAAGAATGGAAGTGCCCCGCACTCTTATACCTTTTTATAATAGCAATGTTTTGTGCATGCGGATTGACGCATCTGATCGAGGCTATCATTTTCTGGTACCCCATCTATCCTCTGGGAGGGGTGATGAAGGTCATTACAGCAATTGTTTCTATTATTGCCGTTATTGTCATATTCAAGTTTGTACCAAAAGCTTTGGAAATTCCGGCGATAGTAGATGCCAACAGGATACTGGAGGTGAAAGTCAGGGAGCGCACAGATCAGCTGGAAGCCCAAAGCGCCGAACTGCGGCGCTCCAACCTAAAGTTGCAGCAACAGACTGAAAAAGCCAACTATGCGAATCGATCCAAGAGTGAGTTTCTGGCTAATATGAGTCATGAAATTCGTACGCCGATGAATGCTATCCTAGGGTTTTCTGAGCTCATGGAAAGGATGGACCTTGATGATAAATCACAACAGTTCGTCAAACGTATTCGCAGCAGCGGAAAATCTTTGTTGAACTTGATTAATGAGATCTTGGACCTTGCTAAAGTGGAGGCGGGCAAGCTTAAAATACATTGCACGCCGGCGGAACCACGGGTACTTCTTGAAGAAATCCGTTGTCTGTTTGAGCAGAAAATTATCGAGTATGGTGTGGCGTTTAAGCTTGAGATCGATGAGCATGTACCAAAACTTTTAATGTACGATGAAGGTCGCCTGCGTCAGGTCTTGGTTAATATCTTAAGTAATGCGACAAAGTTCACCTCCGAGGGCTACATTCATCTAGATATAAAGTCATCTACTCCTCAAGATGACCCGCAAGAAAATCGAGTTGACTTAACGATCACAGTAGAAGATAGTGGAATTGGAATTGCACAGGACCAAGTGGATGATATTTTTGAGGCCTTTGGACAGGCTCATGGACAAGGTGTCACGGAGTATGGTGGTACGGGTCTAGGCTTGTCTATTTCCAAGAGTCTGATGGAAATGATGGGAGGTAGAATCAAAGTCGAGAGTGAACTTGGCAAAGGGAGCATTTTTCAACTTGAGTTGTTCGGAGTAGAAATTGTGACAATCGATGATCGTGAAATTGAGGCAGTACGACTTGAGCCTGATACCGTGAACTTTGCACCGGCCAAAATCCTCATTGTCGATGATATGGACTTTAATCGCGAATTGTTGCGCAGTTTTTTAGAGCCTTATCACTTTGAGTTTTATGAGGCACACGATGGTTTCGAGGCTGTTGAGCAGGCTAAAATACAGCGCCCAGACTTGATATTCATGGATATGATAATGCCGAAAATGAATGGCTATGAGGCTACCGGCATTATTAGAAATGATCAAGAATTGGCGAATATTCCAATTATAGCCCTGACCGCCTCGGCATTAAAAGCTGAAGAGATCGTCTTGAGAGAGCTGTGTAGTGGTTACCTGTGTAAACCACTTGACCTGTCAAGACTACTAAACGAAATGATAAAATTTCTTGATCATGAAATACTTGACTTGTCTCAGTAA
- a CDS encoding adenosine kinase — translation MSKKIMGVGSPLVDILARVSHEHVDNIEGDKGGMCMVEFDQLQNLLANVPEQELATGGSASNTIVGLLNLGVSGAFLGKIGSDERGQYFLDSFVKAGGSDHAFKRCPETPTGTCLSLVTPDAERTMRPYLGAAAGLLVEEVTAEDFKGQDHVHLEGYLLFNRDLALKTFKAAKEAGCTVSVDLASFEVVNANQDVLPELLENYVDMVFANEEEAKAFCGSDDPHAAIESLAKHCSIVAVKLGADGAWVQRDGEKVFVGAHKVEAIDTTGAGDLWASGFLYGLAHDLSLEESTKLAHKIGSEVVQVMGAVIPEAGWDRINQTLVDLKK, via the coding sequence ATGTCTAAAAAAATCATGGGCGTTGGTTCGCCTCTCGTTGATATTTTGGCACGTGTTTCACATGAGCACGTAGATAATATTGAAGGTGATAAAGGCGGTATGTGCATGGTTGAGTTTGATCAGCTTCAAAACTTGCTGGCCAATGTACCGGAACAGGAGCTCGCTACGGGCGGTTCGGCTTCGAATACGATTGTTGGTTTATTAAACCTAGGTGTATCAGGTGCTTTTCTCGGAAAAATTGGTAGCGATGAACGCGGGCAATATTTCTTAGATTCCTTTGTTAAGGCAGGAGGTTCGGATCACGCATTCAAGCGTTGTCCAGAAACTCCTACAGGAACATGTCTCAGTCTTGTGACTCCAGATGCAGAGAGAACTATGCGTCCTTATCTCGGAGCGGCGGCGGGTCTTCTCGTTGAAGAAGTTACGGCAGAAGATTTTAAAGGGCAAGACCACGTGCATTTAGAGGGTTATTTGCTCTTCAATCGCGATTTAGCTCTCAAAACTTTCAAAGCAGCAAAAGAAGCAGGTTGTACCGTGAGTGTTGATTTGGCTTCTTTTGAAGTGGTAAACGCTAATCAAGACGTGCTTCCAGAGCTTCTCGAGAATTATGTTGATATGGTTTTTGCTAACGAAGAAGAGGCGAAAGCATTTTGCGGTAGTGATGATCCCCATGCGGCAATCGAGAGCTTGGCAAAACATTGTTCAATTGTCGCCGTAAAGCTCGGTGCGGATGGTGCTTGGGTACAACGCGATGGCGAAAAAGTCTTCGTTGGTGCTCACAAAGTTGAAGCTATAGATACGACTGGCGCAGGCGATCTTTGGGCAAGTGGCTTCCTCTATGGCTTAGCGCATGACTTGAGTCTTGAAGAAAGTACTAAGTTGGCCCACAAAATTGGTTCGGAAGTTGTGCAGGTTATGGGTGCAGTCATTCCTGAAGCAGGATGGGACCGCATCAATCAAACATTAGTAGATTTAAAGAAATAA
- a CDS encoding DUF1456 family protein → MARIKIALDKVICLAQKERIAKPLVTQKKFFYGFFSVLIYCVELNQKIKEEIMEANTVLKKVGIAFNLQKRDILDIFELAGYDVTSSQVGAFMVAPTHKNFKKMEDSVLGDFLDALILYSRGTKEEPHVPPFAVLNAIQSLAERGNAEALNAIDSCTVKAREAMESGVFDE, encoded by the coding sequence TTGGCTCGAATTAAAATTGCTTTGGATAAAGTAATTTGTCTTGCTCAAAAAGAAAGGATAGCTAAGCCTCTTGTGACTCAAAAAAAGTTTTTTTATGGATTTTTCTCAGTATTGATTTACTGTGTGGAATTAAATCAGAAAATCAAGGAAGAAATCATGGAAGCAAATACAGTCTTAAAGAAAGTTGGAATCGCATTTAATTTACAAAAAAGAGATATCTTGGATATTTTTGAATTGGCAGGTTACGATGTCACATCGAGTCAGGTAGGGGCCTTTATGGTTGCTCCGACGCATAAGAATTTTAAAAAGATGGAAGATTCAGTCTTAGGTGATTTTTTAGATGCCTTGATTCTTTATTCACGCGGAACGAAAGAAGAGCCGCATGTTCCCCCGTTTGCAGTATTGAATGCTATACAGTCTTTGGCTGAACGTGGTAACGCAGAAGCCCTTAATGCTATTGATTCTTGTACTGTTAAGGCGCGTGAAGCTATGGAGTCCGGTGTTTTTGACGAATAA